The sequence TATAAAAGGAGGAAATAATTTATACTTACATATTGGACATACGAGATTGAATAACTCCTTGTTTTCAATTAACATGGGTGATATGGACATTTGGAAAGAGAGCATATTATGGGCACTTGCATAGAGAGAGCTTGTCAAGAAAGAATGCAACATGCATTTTTTCAATGCAGTTCCTATGAGGTTCAAAGGAAGCACctaattgctaaattgagatcttGGGATGGATGCAATTTAACATGGAGGTATTGTTAGGATATCACTATCATTTTAATGTAAACAAGTCTATTTTTGACGTTCTGAAAATAATGgacattttgatattatttgaggtTAATTTTTTGGATGGCGAATGCAGTGGGTATACTTCCTGCCTCATTATTCCACAATCCAACTCAGTAGGTGGTGGTATTGCATCTTGTGTTACTCTGCCAATCACCAATCAACCTTACAAAAACAAAATTAGTCGGGCTTTTTTTCCTTAAGATACTCTTGACTCAATTTGATTGGAATGTTTTTAAGAGGTGACAAATATAGAGGGTAGTTTGTGAGTTTGACTCTACAATTTGAGGGGGAGAAATTCAAGATATATCTAtccatattacagtggagtaaatgaaattacagaggcatgagagaggagctgatcaACATCAAATGAAAGGTGGCACAAGCAGAGATGACAGCattgcagcaatggctggagtttatagGAGCAATCTGGAAGGCACAAAACAGTTGTATCACAAAATTGTAAAAACAAGCTTTTCCTTCAGTGTTTACTCTTCTGCATAGATGCtttctggcctgctgacttcctccagcattttgtgtgtgttgcaagcatGTAAAGAAGATTGGTTGATTGGCAATGagcagagtaggaataaaggaggCTTTTATGATTGTCAGATCCTCTGAATAGCTGCTAGGAAAATTATTAACACATCCCATTAACAGGAATTTTTTCAGGTGCCTTCAAGTCTGTGGCTGTAAAACCCCTACTTACTAGCTACAGGAATAGATGAAAACTTCCCTTCCTGGGAAAGGTTTCTGAGAAAGACATAATCAAACGAcacaactttctgaatgagcccatTACACTGATACCAATCAGTTGGAATCCATCCATATTCATCCCAACTGCCAGCACTTGTCCTGTAACCTGGGTAATTCAAGTGATTGCAAGACATTTCTAAAGTACTAAAGGAACTCTGCTTTCACTACTCCCTCGGGTAGAGTGTTCCAGTTACTCACCCTCAACTTACCTCCCATGTCCTGCAGGTCTATCTACTCCCGACATGGAGGAAAGCTCTTTGCAACCTATCCGATCTCAACCCCTGATAATTTCATACAACTAAATAATTTCCCCTCTTAAGCAGGGATTGTGCTGGGTCAGTGCATGTTTGCCATTTACAGCAACTATATGGATGATAATACTGTAATACCGATCAACAAATTTGCGGATGGCACCAAAATTGAGGGTGTAGGGGACAACGAGGAAGGCTGTTGAAGCTTGCAGTGTAACTTGGGAATTATTGCGTGAATGTGGAGTCACAGGTAGCGAGCACACAGAGAGCtcttggcacattgaccttcataaatgaGTACATAAGTTAGGATGATATGATGAAATTGCAAGAGGCCTAATTCAGAGTAgggtgtgcagttctagtcacctaccgACAGTTTAACATCTGTCCCAGAAAAGATTTGAAGGTCTAAGAGAGGCGGGAATGTAAGTAGTGAAAATGGGGTAATGAAGGGTGATTATGGGAATAAATACATTTATGCAAGTTAAATATGCAATTAAGCATGttcaaaaacaacaaaacattaTCTGATGAAGGGCTGAAGAGTTTTTATATCAGTTATTCAGGACTTTCGGTAGTAATGTTACAGACTAACCTTCAATATTGAAgcggagtgaaaataaaactgaCCCCAACCATCTCTCCGGggagcatacacacacacacacacagcagaaaACTTCAGCTCCGGAAACGATTTAGAAAACCAGCTCGGCACATCCCAACTcgccttttttttaaaagcaaaaaaaaaaatacctGTAGAATATACATTAGTATGATTTTCGTATTTCTGTAAAAAGTACTTCCTCATTCTCTTTTGCTGTGACCAAACAGCATTCTCTTTCTTAAGAACTTTCGCAGCGAGAGCGAAACCCGAATCCTTTCCTGCGCACTTATGGAATGCCCCTTCACAGACACTGTGAGTGGCTCTGAAAAGAGCCTTTGGGTAGCCGGGTTTCATATTCTCTGTCTTCCCTTACTGGATCCTCCGTTTCTTTTGGGTAACAACACGGCCTGGATATTGAGTAACACAACGTCCTGGGCGATCGTCACCCCTCCTGATGACGCGGTCCTTCTTGTTGTCCCTGGCCGCGTTGCCAGCCAGTTCAAGAATTTAGGCCGTCAGATACTCGAGCACAGAACCCAGAGAGACCGAAGCTCCGGCACCCACTTGCTCAGCATAGTTGCCCTTTCTCAAGAGCTTATTAACACGGCCCAATAGGAACTGGGCCGGGGACAAGTTCTTCTGCTGGTTTTACTTCCTCCATATCAACAAGCTAAGCAACACCCAGCGAATGAGAAAATGCTTCCCGTCCGCGGCCTTCTTGTATGGCCCTGAGGGGATGCAGTGAGACATTCAGGATTGGTGCATCAACGCTTAAATTCATTGGAGAACAAATAGACCAACAAGAGAGCCGACTTATTTACCAATCAAAATCAAAAGCGCGAAAGTAACTTCTTACCCGCCGAAAATAAACTGAAACTTGATACCAGCCCGCCAAAAATCCTTTGTTCAAACCTAATCTAAAATCAAATAATTGCAGATCTGCTTGTGGAATAATTCTCCGAATTAACCCATCACTGAAGTCTGACATATCTAATGTTTGAGTGCAGCTAATATTGCAGAAGTGTCTCGGGATTTCATTTAACGATATCTCTACCCAGAACAAAATTCGATTCTCAGATGCTGTCCCCGTCAGACATTATGTGAACTGCATCATGTTACGGCCGAATTCTTCTCAATCTACGGCTTGAGTTTAGCCTGCAGTTTGGACAAATTATTGGTTGAAGTACCGTCTGGCATTGAAATTGAATGCAGCTCTGTTAACGATATAGTGAgtggctcttaaaagagcctttgGGCTTTCGGTTTGTTTTGGCAACACTCTTCACTTGGAGCTGGTGTACTTGGTCACTGCCTTTGTCCCCTCCGACACGGCGTGCTTGGCCAGCTCCCCGGGCAGCAGTAGGCGCACTGCGGTCTGGATCTCCCGAGAGCTGATGGTCGATCGCTTGTTGTAATGGGCTAGGCGGGAAGCCTCGCCAGCGATGCGCTCGAAAATGTCATTCACGAACGAGTTCATGATGCTCATGGCTTTGGAGGAGATGCCGGTGTCAGGGTGAACCTGCTTCATCACTTTGTAGATATAGATGGAGTAACTCTCCTTCCTCAGCCTCCTGCGCTTCTTACCAGACTTGCCTGATGGCTTCGGCAGCGCTTTCTTGGCGCCCTTCTTGGGAGCAGGTTTCTGATCGGGCATTTTTTCACTCGAGTTCAGACTTGGACAAGCGGTAGTGCCATCGGAGCGCGTATTAAATAGGAAATGCGACGTCGGTATGCTAATCAGGGAATGGAGTATCAGAGGATGTTCATTGGCTACATTAGGAGACGAATCACCATCGAAATTTCAACGACAAATCCTATATTTGGATATCAGAACAATCGCTCGCTCCACCAATCAGAAGCCTCTCCCAGCCGACTGACCCGGAACCATGCCGGGAAGTGACTGTTCTCCGTGCCCTTCATTGCGACTGCAGGGGTACAGTAAGAAGGTAGAGAGATGCTGGGTGTTGAGCAAGCTCAGGCCCGCAGGATACGTAGTGGTGCATTCAGAACATCACCTATATCAGCTCTCCAAGTCGAAATGGGGGAAATGCCATAAAGACTTAGAAGAATAAAGCTAAGAATAAGCTAATTACTGGGTTAACATCATCATGGGACATAACTACTCACATCCAGCTAAAGCTATATTAAAAGACTTCTGGGAACATAATAAGTCAATTTATAATAGCTTTGGATGGATCGGAGATGCAGCAGCAGAAAAATATGGTCTACACGAAACGGAATATAGCCCTACAGTTCCAAAATCTGATGTTCCTCCTTGGCTCTTTACAATGCATACAGTAGATAAAAACCTGCTACAACCTTTAAAAAAGTCTAACTGTGGAATCAAACAGATAGTACAAAAATATATAGATTCACATTTTAGAAATGAACTTGTAATATTTACAGATGGATCAAAACACCCTAGATCTCGCCACACAGGTATTGCAGTCTACATTCCTCAGAGCAAAACTAGTAACAGGAAAAGAACATCAAACCATTTATTAGTgtatacaacagaattaatggcaatattagattatgaagacactcagtcctcatttattgtcatttagaaatgcatgtattatcTTATGTTTTGAGTGCATTATCttggatagaagaaaataatatcaaaaaggctgTAATCTGTTCAGACAGTTGATCTGCATTAATCTCAATCAAATCAAGAAAATCAGAAAGTAGACAGGATATTTCATTGGAGATTTTATGCAAGTTATATACACTGACCAAAAATGAGGTAGAAGTAAGCTTTCTTTGGGTTCCTGCTCATTGTGGAGTGGAGGGTAATGAAAAGGTGGATAGTACAGCTAAACAGTCGCTCAAATCGTCTATAATAGAGGTCCAGATCCCTCTCAGCAAAGTGGAAGTCAAAAGTATTGAGGAGACATGGCAGAAGCATTGGgatgagagtgaaacagggaGACAACTGTACAAAATAGAGAGGCAAGTCAGATACAGAACATTGTCAAGTGGATATAGAAAGACAGAAGTGATCATCAGTCATTTGAGAATCGGACACACTAATCTTAATTATACATTACACAAAATAGGGAAACATCCAACTGGacatcttctcaccctgtctcttgcactcacagctatctggactattcctcttctcaccctgtctcttgcaaaaatgccatccccttcttgcaattcctccgtctccaccacatctgctctcaggatgagtctttaaaattccaggacgagggaaatgtcctccttttttaaagaaaggggcttcccttccaccaccatcaactctgctctcaaacgcatctcccccatttcacgcacatctgctctcactccatcctcccgccaccccactaggaatagggttcccctggtcctcacctaccaccccccaGCCTCCggctccaacatattattctctgtaacttccgccacaaaacccaatttaaaaaaagatgatcacccaatctacatagagagtaaaaaaacaaatcaattcatgcaaacaataaagcaagcatcAGTTTTCAGAATGAAATTGAGTCTATAAACCTGAAGCCAAAGAGGATGAGACTACGCAAGTCCAGTTCAGCCTCCTCTGGATTAGAGTTAAGAGACTAGTTTGGCCTCCTATGGAATACTCCATTCTAATCCAGTTGGTGCATTATAGGAAAGAATTGAAGattttggagaggattcagattTAGGCCACAAAAACAGAAAAaggtcattcagtccatcgatTTTGCTCTGTTATTCCATCATATCTGAGTTATTAACCCTGTCAATCACATTTTTTCGGCCttatctctgtaatctttgactcccaacaaatcaaaaacctatctaatTGCGCTTATATATGCTcagttacttggcctccacagatgtctgtgacaaaaaaaaaacactgaataaCTACCCACTGGCTcgagagattcctcctcatttctgttctcaacagcaatctctttattcCGTGGCTGTGCCACCTGGTCCTCAACTCACCCAGTacagaaacatcctcaccacatcttcTGTATTCAGGCCTTTtcatattcgatagatttcaataagatcacgccTCATActtctgaactccaatgagttgaggcccagagccattaagtgCACAAAATGCATTCacactttcactcctggaatcattcttgtgaacctcctctggatcctcttgaACACCAGCACAACCCTTCTTAGATAATAgactgaaaactgctcacaacacagcaagtgcagtctaaccaatgccttataaaaaagcttcagctttacatccttgtttttttgTTCTTGTCctgtcaaaatgaatactaacattgaatttcccttccttaccactgactcaaccagcaagATGTGAtttacggaatcctgcacaagtactcccaagtccctttgcacctctgacttttTAATCTTCTCCctctttagaaaacagtctatactttccttttccttctaccaaagtacaataTCATACACTATATTGCATCTgaaactcctttgtccattctcaAAATCTGTCTAACTCCTTTTGTAGACTCCCAGCTTCTTCAAAACTTCCTGCCTCCCATCCATAATTGTATCATCAAttaacaggactgaaagaagctgcagaaggttataaatctagtcagttccatcttggttactagcccacaaagtacgcaggacatctgcagggagcagtgtctcaaaagacagcatccattattaaggaccttcagcaaccagggcatgctctcttctcactgtgaccatcaggtaggaggtacaatagcctgaaagcacacactcagcgattcaggaaaagcttctgaaacagcccctctgccattcaattcctaaatggacattgaatccttggacactacctcacatttatttTTAATACAAAGTATTCtggttttttgcactttttaaaatctattcaatatacgtatactgtaattgatttacttgtttatttattattattttttattttatttattgttattattttttctctcttccagATTATgtgttgtattgaactgctgctgctaaattatcaaatttcacgtcacatgccgttgataataaacctgattctgattttgattttgaaccTGGCCATaatgccatcaattctatcatccaaatcatttacataagaTGAAAAGGAGTTGTCCCACCACATAAATTGCAGTAAACCACCAGTTACTGGCAGATACCCAGAATATGCCTccattattcccattctttggctCGTGAtcttcagccaatcttctatccatactagtacctttcctataataccatgggttcttacctTCTTAAGCAACCGCATATTTAGCAACTTGCACAagcctttctgaaaatccaaataaacaacacctaccgactctcctttgtctattttgcctgttatttcctcaaagacttgcaacaggtttgtcaggcaagatttctccttttgaaaaccctgctgactttgccctagcttatcatgtgccttcaagtactttGAAAATTCATCAatgacaatggactccaacatctacccaaccactgagtcagactaactggtctataacttccttcc is a genomic window of Mobula hypostoma chromosome 28, sMobHyp1.1, whole genome shotgun sequence containing:
- the LOC134338705 gene encoding histone H2B 1/2-like, yielding MPDQKPAPKKGAKKALPKPSGKSGKKRRRLRKESYSIYIYKVMKQVHPDTGISSKAMSIMNSFVNDIFERIAGEASRLAHYNKRSTISSREIQTAVRLLLPGELAKHAVSEGTKAVTKYTSSK